From one Nonomuraea polychroma genomic stretch:
- a CDS encoding arylamine N-acetyltransferase family protein produces MNTAGYLRRIGLPHLLNAPVSAENLRALHIAHIEKVSYEALEIWLGRPTTVDPLESAERIIRGRGGYCFHLNGGFSALATALGYDVTRHVGGVQNRGGEPGITANHLVLTVRGLPSDDNPGGEWLVDLGLGDALHEPLPLVAGTYRQGPFEYVLRPSEIAPGGWRFDHDPSGSFQGMDFDPTPTDMSAFVEMHQHLTTSPTSGFVRVAAVQRRDAWGVDSLRGLVLSRIGAGANSVTLSTSRDYYAALADIFLLPLDDVSTEEKDKLWRKVHDAHEAWLAGGSA; encoded by the coding sequence GTGAACACAGCCGGATACCTCCGCCGCATCGGTCTGCCCCACCTGCTCAACGCCCCCGTCAGCGCAGAGAACCTGCGCGCGCTGCACATCGCGCACATCGAGAAGGTCTCGTACGAGGCCTTGGAGATCTGGCTGGGCCGCCCCACCACGGTCGATCCGCTCGAGTCCGCCGAGCGCATCATCAGGGGCCGGGGCGGCTATTGCTTCCACCTCAACGGCGGCTTCTCCGCGCTCGCCACGGCGCTCGGCTACGACGTGACCAGGCACGTCGGCGGCGTGCAGAACCGAGGCGGCGAGCCCGGCATCACCGCCAACCACCTCGTGCTCACCGTGCGCGGCCTGCCGTCCGACGACAATCCCGGCGGCGAGTGGCTGGTGGACCTCGGTCTCGGCGACGCGCTGCACGAGCCGCTGCCGCTGGTGGCGGGCACGTACCGGCAGGGGCCCTTCGAGTACGTCCTGCGCCCGTCGGAGATCGCGCCCGGCGGCTGGCGGTTCGACCACGATCCGAGTGGTTCGTTCCAAGGCATGGACTTCGATCCCACCCCTACGGACATGTCCGCGTTCGTGGAGATGCACCAACACCTGACCACCTCCCCGACGTCGGGCTTCGTCCGCGTGGCCGCGGTGCAGCGGCGGGACGCGTGGGGCGTGGACAGCCTGCGCGGGCTCGTCCTGTCCCGCATCGGCGCCGGCGCCAACTCCGTCACGCTGAGCACGTCCCGCGACTATTACGCGGCCCTGGCGGACATCTTCCTGCTGCCGCTCGACGACGTGAGCACCGAGGAGAAGGACAAGCTCTGGCGGAAGGTGCACGACGCGCACGAGGCCTGGCTGGCCGGCGGCTCGGCGTGA
- a CDS encoding class I SAM-dependent methyltransferase — MRCTYDDLVQEASTVSVDGWDFSWLDGRASEERPSWGYARLLAGRMAGARAALDIQTGGGEILAGLPTLPPVTVATESWPPNLQLAASRLRPRGAWVVADDEAPRLPFGDGVFDLVSSRHPVATWWAEIARVLRPGGSYFSQQVGPWSVAELTDHFLGPHDGSGRDPERAREAAESAGLEVVDLRHERLRMEFHDIGAVIYFLRKVIWIVPGFSVERHQDKLRALHERIEAEGPFVAHSSRFLIEARRPGGQAA, encoded by the coding sequence ATGCGGTGCACGTACGACGACCTGGTCCAGGAGGCGAGTACCGTCTCCGTTGATGGGTGGGACTTCTCCTGGCTCGACGGCCGGGCCAGCGAGGAACGGCCCTCGTGGGGATACGCGCGGCTGCTCGCCGGTCGGATGGCCGGGGCGCGTGCCGCGCTCGACATCCAGACCGGCGGCGGCGAGATCCTCGCCGGTCTGCCCACCCTGCCGCCGGTGACCGTGGCCACCGAGTCGTGGCCGCCCAACCTTCAGCTGGCCGCCTCCCGGCTGCGCCCGCGCGGGGCGTGGGTGGTGGCCGACGACGAGGCGCCGCGGCTGCCGTTCGGCGACGGGGTCTTCGACCTGGTCAGCAGCCGCCACCCGGTGGCGACGTGGTGGGCGGAGATCGCCAGGGTGCTGCGGCCCGGCGGGTCCTACTTCTCCCAGCAGGTCGGGCCGTGGAGCGTCGCCGAGCTCACGGACCACTTCCTCGGGCCGCACGACGGCTCGGGCCGCGACCCCGAGCGGGCCAGGGAGGCGGCCGAGTCCGCCGGTCTGGAGGTCGTGGACCTGAGGCATGAGCGGCTGCGGATGGAGTTCCACGACATCGGCGCGGTGATCTACTTCCTGCGCAAGGTGATCTGGATCGTGCCCGGGTTCTCCGTGGAGCGGCACCAGGACAAGCTGCGGGCGTTGCACGAGCGCATCGAGGCCGAGGGGCCGTTCGTGGCGCATTCCAGCAGGTTCCTCATCGAGGCGAGGAGGCCCGGTGGCCAGGCTGCGTGA
- a CDS encoding DUF4153 domain-containing protein, whose protein sequence is MRPLDFLGRIKVKLGIVIVLAVGTAFVVNEVGLNSGLSREVRIAVAVVLALIMVQVLAMGMTKPLRQMASAAQTIAKGRYGLRVNATSRDEVGELARAFNAMAADLGEVDRQRRELVANVSHELRTPITGLRAVLENVVDGVSAPDPVTMRTALAQTERLGRLVAQLLDLSRLDSGVRLIEPEAVALAPLIEQAVREAALSREDVVIRAVVSGDLVVRADPDLLAQVLANLLDNAVRHSPPDGLVTVSGAAEGSGMRMVVADQGPGIPVSAQGRVFERFSRLDTGRAADSGGAGLGLAIVKEIVELHGGSIRIDDGAGCRMVVDLPGRTTMADAPLEAGQHAAEVRRPVAAAVPAERTGEAPTDGRASDDRRASDDRRASDDRRIPDDEHPPEGERAAGDGRASEDQAAAADTTASEDQRATGDRRATGDRRAATDDAVPAWPVTAGGAMAARGTAAAEGVLTAGSAAADAGALTAGLMGAVATADGAGTAVGAGTAVGPGTAAAAGTTVGAGTTAGPGTTLGAGTTAGPGTTVGGGTVVRAGDRRAGAGAPMPPTPGSALARMIGGGVVGVLLGFLVGMFAAVVVSVTVSDAMALVTFVLCTAIMGALGAALGAGSARRAADAAYRSAYHAPTHPVAQAAHGPAPVPGQPAGRPGMQAGGRLAAQAGGDPMSQAAVQGAEEPAGQRVVHAGQAATHAGEQPRGQGAAAGHAAEPYRGQAAEAYRGQATEPYRGHVTEAYRGQATEPYRGQLPPPPYVPPPLFPKPELPEPPRWLLPAAAGAGVFAAVALPEAQVGLGIVLVSMVLGAAALPAVARRMTPWTVAFGLTAYWLIAMAAVRDADWLVTILLMAGTGLGALAVSGAGAGWLGVIRGGASVLLALGPVPWFLAVPMKKLTARRRVMPMLAALGITAVLLLVFGLLFSSADAVFASYVERLTTAPAWAESAPMRIFLFAVFAVVLAAVVLVALRPVVDPVGPDTKFTVSRSVWMVPLTAVNLLFASFVAVQITALFGGNTWVLKTAGLTYAEYAREGFFQLVMVSVFVLGMVAVAGGLLKTERRERWVLACLLGVLCGLTMVVLASALHRMNLYTEAYGLSRLRISVQATVWWLGAVFALVLLAGAVRLAGRGSGWLPRTIVLVTGLGLGAFAIVNPDLRVAYTQVEVRGVTNMDSDYLGDLGAEAVPALDRLPEPQRSCVLADVVKVNGLDRPDPWNGWNLARAQARDLLAARPIDKSVNCAGAVSRSD, encoded by the coding sequence ATGAGGCCGCTCGACTTCCTCGGCCGGATCAAGGTCAAGCTCGGCATCGTGATCGTGCTGGCCGTGGGCACGGCCTTCGTCGTGAACGAGGTCGGGCTCAACTCCGGGCTCTCCCGCGAAGTGCGGATCGCGGTGGCCGTCGTGCTGGCACTGATCATGGTGCAGGTCCTGGCCATGGGGATGACCAAGCCGCTGCGCCAGATGGCCAGCGCCGCCCAGACGATCGCCAAGGGCCGCTACGGGCTGCGCGTCAACGCCACCTCGCGGGACGAGGTGGGCGAGCTGGCCAGGGCGTTCAACGCGATGGCGGCCGACCTCGGTGAAGTGGACAGGCAGCGCCGCGAGCTCGTCGCGAACGTCAGCCACGAACTGCGCACCCCGATCACGGGGCTGCGGGCCGTGCTGGAGAACGTCGTGGACGGCGTCTCCGCGCCCGACCCCGTCACCATGCGCACCGCGCTCGCCCAGACCGAGCGCCTCGGGCGGCTCGTGGCACAGCTGCTGGATCTGTCGCGGCTGGACTCGGGAGTGCGGCTCATCGAGCCCGAGGCCGTCGCGCTGGCGCCGCTCATCGAACAGGCGGTGCGCGAGGCGGCGCTGTCCCGTGAGGACGTCGTGATCCGGGCCGTGGTGTCCGGCGATCTGGTGGTGCGGGCCGATCCCGACCTGCTCGCGCAGGTCCTGGCGAACCTCCTGGACAACGCGGTACGGCACAGCCCGCCGGATGGGTTGGTGACCGTGAGCGGGGCCGCAGAGGGGTCCGGAATGCGCATGGTCGTCGCCGACCAGGGGCCGGGGATCCCGGTCTCGGCCCAAGGACGCGTCTTCGAGCGCTTCTCCCGGCTGGACACGGGGCGGGCGGCCGACTCCGGGGGTGCGGGGCTGGGCCTGGCCATCGTGAAGGAGATCGTCGAACTGCACGGGGGTTCCATTCGCATCGACGATGGTGCGGGGTGCCGCATGGTCGTCGATTTACCAGGGAGGACGACGATGGCTGACGCGCCGTTAGAGGCCGGGCAGCATGCGGCGGAGGTACGGCGGCCGGTCGCGGCCGCCGTACCCGCCGAGAGGACGGGGGAAGCCCCGACCGACGGGCGCGCCTCGGATGACCGGCGCGCCTCAGATGACCGGCGCGCCTCAGATGACCGGCGCATCCCGGACGACGAGCACCCTCCGGAGGGCGAGCGTGCCGCAGGCGACGGGCGCGCCTCGGAGGACCAAGCTGCCGCAGCAGACACGACTGCCTCGGAGGACCAGCGTGCGACCGGCGACCGGCGCGCCACAGGCGACCGGCGCGCCGCCACGGACGATGCCGTGCCTGCGTGGCCGGTGACCGCAGGAGGCGCCATGGCCGCACGAGGCACCGCGGCCGCAGAAGGCGTGCTGACAGCAGGCAGCGCGGCTGCGGATGCCGGCGCCCTCACGGCCGGCCTCATGGGGGCGGTCGCGACGGCGGACGGCGCCGGCACAGCGGTGGGTGCGGGCACGGCCGTGGGGCCGGGCACGGCGGCGGCCGCAGGCACAACCGTGGGCGCAGGCACAACGGCAGGTCCGGGCACAACCCTCGGCGCAGGCACAACGGCAGGTCCGGGCACGACGGTGGGCGGCGGCACGGTGGTGAGGGCGGGTGATCGGCGGGCCGGTGCGGGAGCGCCGATGCCGCCGACGCCGGGGAGCGCGTTGGCCAGGATGATCGGTGGCGGCGTCGTCGGAGTGCTGCTCGGCTTCCTCGTCGGCATGTTCGCCGCCGTGGTGGTCAGCGTGACTGTCAGTGACGCGATGGCGCTCGTCACGTTCGTCCTCTGCACCGCGATCATGGGAGCACTCGGCGCGGCGCTGGGCGCCGGCTCGGCCCGTCGCGCGGCCGACGCGGCTTACCGGTCGGCCTACCACGCGCCGACCCACCCCGTGGCGCAGGCGGCCCATGGGCCGGCCCCTGTTCCGGGTCAGCCCGCAGGCCGGCCGGGAATGCAGGCGGGTGGCCGGTTGGCGGCGCAGGCGGGCGGCGACCCCATGAGCCAGGCAGCCGTCCAGGGAGCTGAAGAGCCCGCGGGCCAGAGGGTGGTACATGCCGGGCAGGCGGCGACGCATGCGGGCGAACAGCCCCGAGGGCAGGGGGCGGCGGCAGGGCATGCCGCCGAGCCATACAGGGGACAGGCGGCCGAGGCATATCGAGGGCAAGCGACCGAGCCATACAGGGGACACGTGACCGAGGCATACCGAGGGCAGGCGACCGAGCCATACAGGGGACAGCTGCCGCCGCCTCCCTACGTGCCGCCGCCGTTGTTCCCGAAGCCCGAGTTGCCGGAGCCGCCGCGATGGTTGTTGCCCGCCGCGGCCGGAGCCGGGGTGTTCGCGGCCGTGGCGCTGCCGGAGGCGCAGGTCGGGCTGGGGATCGTGCTGGTGTCCATGGTCCTGGGCGCGGCGGCGCTGCCGGCGGTCGCGCGGCGGATGACGCCGTGGACGGTGGCGTTCGGCCTGACGGCGTACTGGCTGATCGCCATGGCGGCGGTGCGTGATGCCGACTGGCTGGTGACGATCCTGCTGATGGCGGGGACCGGACTGGGCGCGCTGGCCGTGTCGGGGGCGGGCGCCGGATGGCTGGGGGTGATCAGGGGCGGCGCGTCCGTGCTTCTGGCGCTCGGCCCGGTGCCGTGGTTCCTGGCCGTCCCGATGAAGAAGCTGACGGCCCGGCGGCGCGTCATGCCGATGCTGGCCGCGCTGGGCATCACGGCGGTGCTGCTGCTGGTGTTCGGGCTGCTGTTCAGCTCGGCGGACGCGGTGTTCGCCTCCTACGTGGAGCGGCTGACCACCGCGCCCGCCTGGGCCGAGTCGGCGCCGATGCGGATCTTCCTGTTCGCGGTCTTCGCCGTGGTGCTGGCGGCCGTGGTGCTGGTGGCGCTCAGGCCGGTGGTCGACCCCGTCGGCCCGGACACCAAGTTCACGGTGAGCAGGAGCGTCTGGATGGTCCCGCTCACGGCGGTGAACCTGCTGTTCGCGTCGTTCGTGGCCGTGCAGATCACGGCGTTGTTCGGCGGCAACACGTGGGTGCTGAAGACGGCGGGGCTGACCTACGCCGAGTACGCCAGGGAGGGATTCTTCCAGCTCGTGATGGTCAGCGTGTTCGTGCTCGGCATGGTCGCGGTGGCCGGCGGGCTGCTCAAGACCGAACGCCGCGAGCGCTGGGTGCTGGCCTGCCTGCTCGGCGTGTTGTGCGGGCTGACCATGGTGGTGCTGGCCTCGGCCCTGCACCGCATGAACCTCTACACGGAGGCCTACGGCCTGTCCCGGCTGCGGATCTCGGTGCAGGCCACGGTCTGGTGGCTGGGCGCGGTGTTCGCGCTGGTGCTGCTGGCCGGGGCGGTACGGCTCGCGGGCCGCGGCTCAGGCTGGCTGCCGCGCACGATCGTGCTGGTCACCGGCCTCGGCCTGGGCGCGTTCGCGATCGTGAACCCCGACCTGCGGGTCGCGTACACCCAGGTGGAGGTGCGCGGCGTCACCAACATGGACTCCGACTACCTGGGGGACCTCGGCGCGGAGGCGGTGCCGGCGCTGGACCGGCTGCCGGAGCCGCAGCGCAGTTGCGTGCTGGCCGACGTCGTCAAGGTCAACGGGCTGGATCGGCCGGACCCGTGGAACGGGTGGAACCTGGCCCGAGCCCAGGCCCGCGACCTGCTGGCGGCGCGGCCGATCGACAAGTCGGTCAACTGCGCGGGAGCGGTGTCGCGCTCTGATTGA
- a CDS encoding protein kinase domain-containing protein: MHLEMGETRKLAGRYRLLNTLGDGSVRLAFDEAGHRDVAVRQLRIAAELRDAVLHRARRAMALRHASIVRVLDVVVEDGTPWLITEFVSGSSLEQTVRSRRPLPVMQAARVGVGVLSALTAAHAAAIVHGHVEPGNVLLTRTGRAVLTGFGLPSRSTWPSADLWSLGATLHFAIEGRPPGQTPAEGPDPLRSLIRATLHPSGPPPVELIRETLERLALEQPLDLLIESLGPLPPAEVAAIGLAALERLQRGIHGGVQPGNVLMDAHGRATLLPSLRSGTLPAYTAPEGVQSPAADLWSLGATLFAAVEGTPPAPGASLGRAGPLAPILFRLLSGNPADRPSLDELRRELTILARH, translated from the coding sequence GTGCACCTCGAAATGGGAGAGACCAGGAAGCTAGCCGGTAGATACCGGCTGCTCAACACCCTGGGCGACGGCTCCGTGCGCCTGGCCTTCGACGAGGCGGGGCACCGCGACGTCGCGGTCAGGCAACTGCGGATCGCCGCGGAGCTGCGTGACGCCGTGCTGCACCGGGCACGCCGGGCGATGGCGCTCCGGCACGCCTCGATCGTGCGGGTGCTCGACGTGGTGGTCGAGGACGGCACGCCGTGGCTGATCACGGAGTTCGTCTCGGGGTCGTCGCTGGAGCAGACCGTGCGCTCGCGCCGTCCTCTCCCTGTCATGCAGGCGGCCAGGGTCGGCGTCGGTGTGCTGTCCGCGCTGACCGCCGCGCACGCGGCGGCGATCGTGCACGGGCACGTCGAACCCGGCAACGTGCTGCTCACCAGGACGGGCCGGGCGGTGCTGACCGGGTTCGGGCTGCCGAGCCGCAGCACCTGGCCGTCGGCCGACCTGTGGTCGCTGGGCGCCACGCTGCACTTCGCGATCGAGGGCCGGCCGCCGGGACAGACCCCTGCCGAGGGCCCGGACCCGCTCAGGTCGCTGATCAGGGCGACGCTGCACCCCTCGGGACCGCCGCCGGTCGAGCTGATCCGCGAGACGCTCGAACGGCTGGCCCTGGAGCAGCCGCTGGACCTGCTCATCGAGTCGCTGGGACCGCTGCCGCCCGCCGAGGTGGCCGCGATCGGCCTGGCCGCACTGGAGCGGCTCCAGCGGGGGATCCACGGCGGGGTGCAGCCGGGGAACGTTCTCATGGACGCGCACGGCCGGGCGACCCTGCTCCCGTCACTGCGTTCGGGCACCTTGCCCGCGTACACGGCCCCCGAAGGCGTGCAGAGCCCGGCGGCCGACCTGTGGTCGCTGGGGGCCACGCTCTTCGCCGCCGTCGAGGGCACGCCGCCCGCGCCGGGCGCGTCGCTGGGCAGGGCGGGACCGCTGGCCCCGATCCTGTTCAGGCTGCTGTCGGGTAATCCGGCCGACCGGCCGTCACTGGACGAGCTGCGCCGGGAGCTGACAATCCTGGCGCGTCATTGA
- a CDS encoding N-acyl-D-amino-acid deacylase family protein — protein MRFDVVISGGRVLDGTGAPPYRADVAIAGDRIAAVGRLDGAQAETVVDAAGRFVAPGFVDCHAHGDAAVFDPAVQRAALRQGVTTFVLGQDGVSFAPGSAETVAYASRYFAAVNGPPATSARSGEHPQPFDGPLSVGELLGSYDRAVALNTAYLLPHGTIRYDVMGPSPDPATPDELAAMLRHVERGLSEGAAGLSSGLEYLPGRYATAEELAALCAPLGDLPYVTHMRAYGARAGVGMAEVMDIAGRSGAPVHVSHLHGPADVLLPLVEKALARDVDLTFDTYPYLRGSTILAMMVLPPSVPGADTGRALKMIASEELDDWWPTLAETWPRLTVSHAPGMEWAEGLTIVAAAEQADMEPAEFCRRLLTETRLTAGVVFARPDEGPEGEESVRRMLRHPSHTGGSDGIYVGGHPHPRGFGAFARFLGRHVRELGDWTWEQAVVHLASHPARRFGLADRGLVRAGLAADVAVFDPAEVGDRATYAAPRTLATGVDDVLVSGVRVLAGGELTGATPGRALGA, from the coding sequence GTGAGGTTCGACGTAGTCATCAGCGGTGGGCGGGTGCTCGACGGGACGGGCGCCCCGCCGTACCGGGCGGACGTGGCGATCGCCGGCGATCGGATCGCGGCGGTCGGCCGGCTGGACGGCGCGCAGGCGGAGACCGTGGTCGACGCGGCAGGGCGGTTCGTCGCGCCGGGCTTCGTGGACTGCCACGCCCACGGCGACGCGGCCGTGTTCGATCCGGCGGTGCAGCGGGCGGCGCTGCGGCAGGGGGTGACGACGTTCGTGCTCGGGCAGGACGGGGTGTCGTTCGCGCCCGGGTCGGCCGAGACCGTCGCGTACGCGTCGCGTTACTTCGCCGCCGTCAACGGCCCGCCGGCCACGAGTGCCCGGTCCGGCGAGCACCCGCAGCCGTTCGACGGCCCCTTGAGCGTCGGCGAGTTGCTCGGCTCGTACGACCGCGCGGTGGCGCTCAACACCGCCTACCTGCTCCCCCACGGCACCATCCGCTACGACGTCATGGGCCCGTCCCCGGATCCGGCCACACCGGACGAGCTGGCGGCGATGTTGCGGCACGTCGAGCGCGGCCTGTCGGAAGGCGCGGCCGGGCTGTCGAGCGGGCTCGAATACCTGCCGGGCCGCTACGCCACCGCCGAGGAGCTGGCCGCGTTGTGCGCGCCGCTCGGCGACCTCCCGTACGTCACCCACATGCGGGCCTACGGCGCCCGCGCGGGCGTGGGCATGGCGGAGGTCATGGACATCGCCGGGCGCTCGGGCGCGCCCGTGCACGTCTCCCACCTGCACGGACCGGCCGACGTGCTGCTGCCGCTGGTGGAGAAGGCACTTGCCCGGGACGTGGACCTGACCTTCGACACCTACCCCTACCTGCGGGGCAGCACGATCCTGGCCATGATGGTGCTGCCGCCGTCCGTGCCGGGCGCCGACACCGGCCGCGCGCTGAAGATGATCGCCTCGGAGGAGCTGGACGACTGGTGGCCGACGCTGGCCGAGACGTGGCCCCGGCTGACCGTCTCGCACGCTCCCGGAATGGAGTGGGCCGAGGGACTGACCATCGTGGCGGCCGCTGAGCAGGCGGACATGGAGCCGGCCGAATTCTGCCGCCGCCTCCTGACGGAGACGCGGCTGACGGCGGGCGTCGTCTTCGCCCGGCCGGACGAGGGTCCTGAGGGCGAGGAGTCGGTACGCCGGATGTTGCGCCATCCTTCGCACACCGGCGGCTCCGACGGCATCTACGTGGGCGGGCACCCGCATCCGCGCGGTTTCGGGGCGTTCGCCAGGTTCCTCGGGCGGCATGTCAGGGAGCTCGGCGACTGGACGTGGGAGCAGGCCGTCGTGCACCTGGCGTCGCATCCGGCCCGGCGGTTCGGGCTGGCTGACCGGGGGCTGGTGCGGGCGGGGCTCGCGGCCGACGTGGCGGTGTTCGACCCGGCCGAGGTGGGTGACCGGGCGACGTACGCGGCGCCGCGCACGCTCGCGACCGGCGTCGACGACGTGCTCGTGTCGGGGGTTCGCGTGCTGGCCGGGGGCGAGCTGACCGGAGCCACGCCGGGGCGCGCCCTCGGGGCCTGA
- a CDS encoding VOC family protein → MARLRDIVIDCRHPASLARFWAAVLDGYAVAPYDEAELARLRAEGVDDPEDDPTVLVEGGPPRLWFQRVPERKIVKNRLHLDLESPDPDAELARLTALGATLQATHDDWVVLADPEGNEFCLFSTA, encoded by the coding sequence GTGGCCAGGCTGCGTGACATCGTGATCGACTGCCGGCACCCCGCCTCGCTGGCCAGGTTCTGGGCTGCCGTGCTGGACGGCTATGCCGTCGCCCCCTACGACGAGGCCGAGCTGGCGCGGCTGCGTGCCGAAGGTGTCGACGACCCGGAAGACGATCCGACGGTGCTGGTGGAGGGCGGCCCGCCGCGGTTGTGGTTCCAGCGCGTGCCCGAACGCAAGATCGTCAAAAACCGCCTCCACCTGGACCTGGAGAGCCCCGACCCCGACGCCGAGCTCGCCCGGTTGACCGCGCTGGGCGCCACCCTGCAGGCCACGCACGACGACTGGGTGGTGCTGGCCGACCCCGAGGGCAACGAGTTCTGCCTGTTCAGCACCGCCTAG
- a CDS encoding response regulator transcription factor: MAEQRRILVVEDDQTIALAVRNRLAAEGFDVRVAGDGQDALVQYGKAEPDLVILDRLLPGIDGLEVCRRMQAARPVPVLMLTALGEETDVLVGLGVGADDYLAKPFSMRELVARIHALLRRVERAAQLAVEDTVIRVGEVEIDTAARRVFVRGIEAQLTRTEFDLLRRLAERPGHVFERDRLLSDVWGFSEAAATRTVDSHVRALRRKLGSDVVRTVHGVGYALVRR; encoded by the coding sequence GTGGCAGAGCAGCGACGCATCCTCGTGGTCGAGGATGATCAGACGATCGCGCTGGCCGTACGGAATCGGCTGGCCGCCGAGGGCTTCGACGTCAGGGTGGCCGGCGACGGGCAGGACGCCCTCGTCCAGTACGGCAAGGCGGAACCCGACCTGGTGATCCTCGACCGGCTGCTGCCGGGTATCGACGGGCTGGAGGTGTGCCGCCGCATGCAGGCGGCCAGGCCGGTGCCGGTGCTCATGCTGACCGCGCTCGGCGAGGAGACCGACGTGCTGGTCGGGCTCGGGGTGGGCGCCGACGACTACCTGGCCAAGCCGTTCAGCATGCGCGAGTTGGTGGCGCGGATCCACGCGTTGTTGCGCAGGGTGGAGCGGGCCGCCCAGCTCGCCGTCGAGGACACCGTGATCAGGGTGGGCGAGGTGGAGATCGACACCGCGGCCCGCCGGGTGTTCGTACGGGGCATCGAGGCACAGCTCACCAGGACCGAGTTCGACCTGCTGCGCCGCCTGGCCGAGCGGCCCGGGCACGTCTTCGAGCGCGACCGGCTGCTGTCCGACGTGTGGGGCTTCTCCGAGGCCGCCGCGACCAGGACCGTGGACAGCCACGTCCGGGCCTTACGCCGCAAGCTGGGCTCCGACGTGGTGCGGACCGTGCACGGCGTCGGCTACGCGCTGGTGCGCCGATGA
- a CDS encoding alanine racemase, giving the protein MQSVLEQAILDQAARRLSIFDGGLGFPLMVVHRDALEHNVATMAAFVRDHGLELAPHAKTHMSAEIAARQLAAGAWGLTVATPRQAQTVRGFGVDRIMVANQVVDPAGLAWAAGELERDPAFEFLSFADSVAGVDLLARHAGPRPFRVLVEVGHEGGRAGCRTLDELLRVAGHVQETPGVELAGVAGYEGALKSAAEVRKYLDSLQEAVEYVRVKSPILSVGGSQWFDVIGRELVAAQARILLRSGAYVSHDDGYYRERTPFNRIDGELRPALEVWAHVLSTPEPGLAIVGMGKRDAPYDEGLPIPRRAGVTVVKMQDQHTIVRADGLKPGDLLAFGISHPCTAFDKWRVLPLVDPDYRVVGTITTNF; this is encoded by the coding sequence GTGCAGTCCGTCCTCGAGCAGGCCATCCTCGATCAGGCCGCGCGGCGGCTGTCGATTTTCGACGGGGGCCTCGGCTTCCCGCTGATGGTGGTGCATCGGGACGCGCTGGAGCACAACGTCGCGACGATGGCGGCGTTCGTCCGCGACCACGGGCTGGAGCTGGCCCCGCACGCCAAGACGCACATGTCGGCCGAGATCGCCGCCCGGCAGCTCGCGGCGGGCGCCTGGGGGCTGACCGTGGCGACGCCGCGGCAGGCGCAGACGGTCCGGGGGTTCGGGGTGGATCGGATCATGGTGGCCAACCAGGTCGTCGATCCGGCCGGGCTCGCCTGGGCGGCCGGGGAGCTGGAGCGGGATCCGGCGTTCGAGTTCCTGAGCTTCGCCGACTCCGTGGCCGGGGTGGACCTCCTCGCCCGGCACGCCGGGCCGCGGCCGTTCCGCGTGCTGGTGGAGGTGGGACACGAGGGCGGGCGGGCCGGCTGCCGCACGCTCGACGAGCTGCTGCGGGTGGCCGGGCACGTGCAGGAGACGCCCGGGGTCGAGCTGGCCGGGGTGGCCGGGTACGAGGGCGCGCTGAAGAGCGCCGCCGAAGTCCGGAAATATCTGGACTCGCTGCAGGAAGCCGTCGAGTACGTCCGGGTCAAGAGCCCGATCCTCAGCGTGGGCGGCAGCCAGTGGTTCGACGTGATCGGGCGGGAGCTCGTCGCCGCCCAGGCCAGGATCCTGCTGCGCAGCGGCGCGTACGTGAGCCACGACGACGGCTATTACCGCGAGCGCACCCCGTTCAACCGCATCGACGGCGAGCTGCGCCCGGCGCTGGAGGTGTGGGCGCACGTGTTGTCCACCCCGGAGCCCGGATTGGCGATCGTGGGCATGGGCAAGCGGGACGCGCCCTACGACGAGGGCTTGCCGATCCCCCGGCGTGCCGGCGTCACCGTCGTGAAGATGCAGGACCAGCACACGATCGTGCGGGCCGACGGGCTCAAACCCGGTGACCTGCTGGCCTTCGGCATCTCCCATCCCTGCACCGCCTTCGACAAATGGCGCGTGCTGCCCCTGGTGGACCCGGACTACCGTGTCGTTGGCACGATAACGACCAACTTTTAG
- a CDS encoding RidA family protein, translated as MKKELRTSEGAAPIGAYSQGLVVGDFVYTSGMGPLDPQTGEVVGDDVATQTHQVMRNLGAILAAHGLGFDDVVKSTVHLQHLKRDFAAYNEVYRSYFNAPYPVRTTVGSELLDILVEIDFVAHKSA; from the coding sequence GTGAAAAAGGAGCTCCGGACGAGCGAGGGGGCCGCCCCGATCGGCGCCTACTCGCAGGGCCTCGTGGTGGGCGACTTCGTCTACACCTCCGGCATGGGGCCGCTCGACCCGCAGACCGGCGAGGTCGTCGGCGACGACGTGGCCACCCAGACGCACCAGGTCATGCGCAACCTCGGCGCCATCCTCGCCGCGCACGGCCTCGGCTTCGACGACGTGGTCAAGTCCACGGTCCACCTGCAGCACCTCAAGCGCGACTTCGCGGCCTACAACGAGGTGTACCGGTCATACTTCAACGCGCCCTACCCCGTGCGCACCACTGTGGGGTCCGAGCTGCTGGACATCCTCGTGGAGATCGACTTCGTCGCGCACAAGAGCGCATAA